In Zingiber officinale cultivar Zhangliang chromosome 6A, Zo_v1.1, whole genome shotgun sequence, a single genomic region encodes these proteins:
- the LOC121997140 gene encoding BTB/POZ domain-containing protein At1g55760-like: protein MSERAYRVETTPRLAQWRIDTLSPFSFRKSDPFKIGLWNWYLAVEKNRQLLVKLYPEGSNLTKEKPPIASLIIKIVSLSAPNRNTLIHPGISDKLLKNSGDCVWAIDTLFTGRFIIDVEFLDLKIVPPSGGEPASIWTSYQATKQTEAAVLNSLGRMLSESIHTDITINVTDGSIGAHRAVLATRSPVFDSMFSHNLREKEHSTINISDMSFDACQAFLNFIYGNFQLEEFMVHRIALLRAADKYDISDLKEACHESLVEDIDTRNVLERLQIAHLHHLSKLKSSCFRYLVNFGKIYEIHEEFNNFMQSADREHIAEVFHEVLAAWRGI, encoded by the exons ATGAGCGAGCGCGCGTACCGGGTGGAGACCACGCCGCGGCTCGCTCAATGGAGGATCGATACCCTCTCCCCTTTCTCCTTTCGCAAGTCCGACCCCTTCAAGATCGGTCTCTGGAACTG GTACCTTGCAGTTGAGAAGAACAGGCAACTCCTTGTGAAGCTATATCCTGAGGGTTCAAACTTGACAAAGGAGAAGCCACCGATTGCTTCCTTGATTATCAAGATTGTTTCTCTGTCTGCACCAAACCGCAACACCCTCATTCATCCAG GAATTTCTGACAAGCTGCTAAAGAACAGTGGCGACTGTGTCTGGGCCATTGACACCTTGTTCACTGGACGATTCATCATCGACGTCGAGTTCCTTGATCTAAAGATTGTACCTCCATCA GGTGGTGAACCTGCCTCGATTTGGACCAGCTATCAGGCAACAAAGCAAACTGAAGCTGCAGTCCTCAACTCACTCGGAAGGATGCTGAGTGAGAGCATCCACACTGACATCACAATCAATGTCACTGATGGTAGCATTGGTGCGCACAGGGCCGTCCTCGCTACAAGATCTCCCGTTTTCGACAGCATGTTCTCCCACAACCTCAGGGAGAAAGAACATTCCACCATCAACATCTCGGACATGTCCTTTGATGCTTGCCAAGCCTTCCTCAACTTCATTTATGGCAACTTCCAGCTCGAAGAGTTCATGGTACACCGCATTGCCCTCCTCCGAGCAGCTGACAAGTATGATATCTCCGACCTAAAGGAGGCATGCCACGAAAGCCTAGTAGAAGACATTGATACTAGGAATGTTCTCGAGAGGCTCCAGATTGCCCATCTCCACCACTTGTCCAAGCTAAAGAGTTCCTGCTTCCGATACCTAGTGAACTTTGGAAAGATATACGAGATTCACGAAGAATTTAACAACTTTATGCAGAGCGCCGATAGAGAACACATAGCTGAAGTATTTCATGAGGTTCTTGCTGCTTGGAGAGGTATATAA